The Pichia kudriavzevii chromosome 3, complete sequence nucleotide sequence ATATCGTCAATTAGCGCATACCCAACCCAGTCTGAAGTAACTGTTAAGTAATCTCTCAATAGCCTAGCACGCCTACGAACATTACCTGTGTGCGGTGTCGGTTTGAAGTGGAAAGTGATAACCCcttctttgaaaacaacTATGTACATATTCAATGGAACCAGTTCGTCTTTACTATGCTTcgttttctttctcttggACAACACAGACGTACTCGATTTTATCATATCTGAGTTCTTAGATCCCCTTGACGAATTAATGGAACGGATGGATTCCCTGGAACTTGAGTTGGCAgatctccttctccttaAAGACTTCATAAGTCTCCTTACGAAGGACTTATCTCTATTCTTAGTAATCTCTTCTTCCATTGCATCCTGGTAAGCTTTTTCTGATGctcttttccttttctgatgttcttcttctacaTCGAAAGATGTGAAACATATGAAATAATAGTCATTGAACACTTCAACTTTTTCCCTGGCTTCTCCTAGAAAAATATCCTCTGAAGTTAACGGATGGATTCCAAAACATTTAGAAATTGccttcatttcttcatccGTTGGATTTAGAACATCAAGCCAAAACGGCTGAGCAGATCGGGCATGATGGTTGTCATTATCTTCGTGAACAGTGGAGTTGACAGTATTTGAAGAGACACTCGGTATTGTAGTTGTCTTGTGAATAAGGTTCAGTGGTTCTTTTTCGTCAATTGTGTCCATATATTGAGCAGAATAGTGGTCAGGAGAAAACAGATCCTCAAAACGTTTCCCACCATGTAGCAGACCCGATATTGTTGGTGAGTGGATAGTGTTGGGAATATCTTCTCTGAAATATGTAAACCTTAATTTGGTCAATTTATCATGTCTAGAGACGTATTCGGGTTTACCCCAGGGATTGAACGTTTGGGGTCTTAGTCTTCCATTTATTGGatcaatttcctcatttgttgatgttaTCAAAGGAGTAGTGATGTCACCATAATCGACATTAGAGATAATCggatattgaaaattaacattgttattttcctcattttcatccgctgatgaagataatgattGCTGATGTTTTAGTTTCAGTTCattaatttcttcatcggCAAATTCTTGCAATATTTCTAGATTTGGCCATTTCTTAGATCTTTCGGTTTCTTCCAAATTGTCGACGGGAAAGCAGACATCATTTAACGACGAGCTATCTGAATTTCTCCTCGTTGTCGGGTTTGACGGTGCGTATATAGAATCATCATCTCTTGACGGTGGGCTATTTCTATCATTTAGTTGAGATTCCAATGATATAGGAACTGACTGTGATAACTTTGACGACTGATTGAATGGAGACAATGGTTTTGGCATTTGTGGCTGAAACTTGGCTCCAGGAAATGGAACCGAGCCGGACCCCAATGTTGTGGATTTTGGAAGGTGGTTCTTCGATACAAACACAGAACCATATTCCATATCAGAAGATGTCTGACCTTGCCTATCTTTCTCGTGAGATAACAATTTCGATTGCTGAGTAAACGGGTCAGAATACTTCCCATTTCCGTAATTTCTAGGTGGCCTGATCATCCGTTGGTCTGGTTGTATATTTGACACTCTGCGATGGTCGTTGAAAGTTGTATCATTGTGGTGGCGTTGTCGTATTGAATCATCGTGAATCATACCCATAGCATCGAGAGCATCCTCGTTATTGCTGGTGTCGTGATgttcatttgattttaatGAAGCCACCGACCTTGCAGCGTTGGAGTTGTTCAAAGAGCCCCATTCATCATCagacattgttgaaagttATATACTTGTCAAGTTTACCAAAGCCTGATTGGatagaagaaagaaagaaagggatgaaagaagaaaagtaTAGAAAAACAGGTCCCTAACAATTACCGGAAAAGGAATCGCATTTTTCCGTGGATACTTATTGTTCTATTGCCCATACGTGGCTTACTGAGTAATTCTACAACATTTGTTGAGCTTAGCGTTTATCTCAGCTACACTAGTATAACATTGGATGTAAAATAAAAGACATATATTCTTTCTCAGTTATCAATTAATCTACATAGGTGTTACTCTGTTTTAACTCGCTTTGCATCAGGAGCTTCACtaacatcttcaaactcAACATCGTCcacatcttcatcttcctcttcttctgctgcagcaccagcaccagcaccagcGCTTTGTTCTCTTGTTTGCTCCTTCATTGCAATGTTTTTGGTCTCAAGGGCAACCTTCATCACATCGAGTTGCTCCTTATCGTCAATCTTATGTAACGCTTCGCTAATATCAACCATTCTATTCACAAGGGCATTCCATTGCTCTTCTGTCAATGAAATCCCTTTAGATCCAGGCATCCACAGACCTTCTTTCTGATAGTATTCTCTGATGTCAATCAACTTCATATTCTTGAATTTCCTTACAGTtacctttttcttttctacTCCTAGATCAAACTGAATCTGAGGCGAATCCGCACCGGCATTGCCTGTTCCAGAGCCTGAGTCGGCACCATATggtgttttccttttgaaaaacctCTTAGGTGGCATTATAAGTGTGAAGTTGTGTGGAATTGGCCATTTCTGCGGTATTCTTTCTCCTTACATGAAGAGGGATACTGTTCAACTGTGGCAAAATCATGTccaaattaaaaaaaaaagagacaTTGGCGGAAACGAGTAATTTCAGAATTTCACACACTTGTAATGACTATTGATCGTTAATTGAACGGCTGCAGAGCCTGTTAGTTACTGTGATCAGCACATTCTCCTTTAATTGAACTAGTCAAAGATGTCActcaatttgaagaaggtgtCTGGAACTTTGTCTGGAATTTCACCGCTTATTGTTGGCGGTGCAGTATTCAATACTCAGTACAACGATAACCCTACTGCCTTGCCTATATATAGGTTGTTGGAGAAGGCATTTAGTCTCGGGATTAATGCCATTGACACGTCCCCGTATTATGGCCCTTCTGAAGAGCTATTAGGAAACACCCTGAGACAGATGGCTGAAGATGGCAAAGTAGAACGGAATAATTATTATATATGTACAAAA carries:
- a CDS encoding uncharacterized protein (PKUD0C08500; similar to Saccharomyces cerevisiae YMR039C (SUB1); ancestral locus Anc_2.602); this translates as MPPKRFFKRKTPYGADSGSGTGNAGADSPQIQFDLGVEKKKVTVRKFKNMKLIDIREYYQKEGLWMPGSKGISLTEEQWNALVNRMVDISEALHKIDDKEQLDVMKVALETKNIAMKEQTREQSAGAGAGAAAEEEEDEDVDDVEFEDVSEAPDAKRVKTE
- a CDS encoding uncharacterized protein (PKUD0C08490; similar to Saccharomyces cerevisiae YKL064W (MNR2); ancestral locus Anc_2.601) produces the protein MSDDEWGSLNNSNAARSVASLKSNEHHDTSNNEDALDAMGMIHDDSIRQRHHNDTTFNDHRRVSNIQPDQRMIRPPRNYGNGKYSDPFTQQSKLLSHEKDRQGQTSSDMEYGSVFVSKNHLPKSTTLGSGSVPFPGAKFQPQMPKPLSPFNQSSKLSQSVPISLESQLNDRNSPPSRDDDSIYAPSNPTTRRNSDSSSLNDVCFPVDNLEETERSKKWPNLEILQEFADEEINELKLKHQQSLSSSADENEENNNVNFQYPIISNVDYGDITTPLITSTNEEIDPINGRLRPQTFNPWGKPEYVSRHDKLTKLRFTYFREDIPNTIHSPTISGLLHGGKRFEDLFSPDHYSAQYMDTIDEKEPLNLIHKTTTIPSVSSNTVNSTVHEDNDNHHARSAQPFWLDVLNPTDEEMKAISKCFGIHPLTSEDIFLGEAREKVEVFNDYYFICFTSFDVEEEHQKRKRASEKAYQDAMEEEITKNRDKSFVRRLMKSLRRRRSANSSSRESIRSINSSRGSKNSDMIKSSTSVLSKRKKTKHSKDELVPLNMYIVVFKEGVITFHFKPTPHTGNVRRRARLLRDYLTVTSDWVGYALIDDITDAFAPLIDAIQNEVNEIEDEIIRMQSGDSSDSEPESDSETEDEENPVWFKMKRRNSNISGDKDSIYTRSTSSSNSTANTRIVSWKKKGDMLRRIGDCRRRVMSLVRLLGSKADVIKGFSKRYNEQWGGAPRSEIGLYLGDIQDHIVTMFQNLNHYEKLLARSHSNYLAQINIDMTKVNNDMNDILGKITIMGTIVLPLNIVTGLWGMNCLVPGQDVDNLNWFWMIVTGMAVFSITCYYYVKKIMNIV